TTGACGGCCAGCGTCGGCAGGTAAGTCACCGGCGCTTCAACGAGACCTTCATGCAGCACTCGTCCACGTCGCCGTTCTATCCGTTGTTCGCCTCGCTCGATGTGGGCGCGCAAATGATGAAGGGCCGCTCTGGCGAGGTGCTGTGGGACGACACGATCAAGCTCGGGATCGAGATGCGCAAGAAGATCCGCGCGCTGAAACACGACTACGAAGCGACGGAGACGGACCCCGCTCGGCGCTGGTTCTTCGATCCGTTCGTGCCTGACGAGGTCACAGCCACGGGCGGCATGCGACGCTGGGAAGACCTGTCGACAGATGAACTCGCGAGCAACCCACGTTACTGGGAGCTCGCGCCGGATGCGAAATGGCATGGCTTCGGCCACCTTGCTCCGGGCTATGCGATGACAGACCCGAACAAGCTGACGCTCATCACGCCCGGGTTTGATCGAACCACGGGCGAATACGCGCAGCGCGGCATTCCGGCGGCGGTGCTCGCCGAGTTCCTGCGCGAACGGCGCATCGTGCCTGAGAAGAACGACCTCAACAGCATCCTGTTCCTGCTGACGCCTGGGCTGGAGTCGAGCAAAGCGGGCACGCTGCTTTCGGCATTGGTGCGTTTCAAGCAATTGCACGACGAGAACGCGCTTCTCGACGATGTCATTCCCACCTTCGTCGCCGCGCATCACGAGCGTTACGCAGGAATCGGCTTGCGTGAACTTTGCGCCGACATGCATGCGTTCTATCGCGAGCGCAATGCGAGCCGCCTGCAGCGCGAGCAGTTTCGCGCAGCGCACTTTCCCGAGATGGCGATGACGCCGCAAGCCGCCATGCATGAACTGGTACGCAACAACGTGGAGCTGTTGCCGATCGACAAGATCGAGGGACGAATCGCGGCAACACTCGGTCTTGTCTATCCGCCGGGTATCGCGGTGGTGGTATCCGGCGAGCGTTACACCGAGCGCGCGATGCCGACGCTCGATTACTTCCGGATGTTCGAGGAAGGCGGCAACCGTTTCCCTGGTTTCGAGAACGAGATCCAGGGCATCTATCGAAAGAAGGAGACCGACGGCAGCGTGCGGCTCTATACCTACGTCGTTAGTGGTTGAAGAGCATGAAGACATGAAGGGGAATCACTGATGGCTCTGGGCGTTCATTCGGAAGCGGGCAAGCTGCGCACGGTGATGGTCTGCCGTCCTGGTCTTGCACACCGGCGGCTGACTCCCGCCAACGCGGCATCCCTCTTGTTCGACGATGTCATCTGGGTCGACAAGGCGATCGAGGACCACGATGTTTTCACGGGAGCGATGCGCGAACGGGGTATCGAGGTACTCGAGTTTCACGATCTGCTTGCAGCAATATGCAGCGACCCGGTCGCGCGGGGCTGGATTCTTGATCGACGAATTGTCGAGGAGGAAGTCGGCACGGGGATGCTGAAAGAGTTGCACGCGTGGCTCGAACAGATGCCGGCGGCACAGCTGGCCGAGGTGCTGGTCGGCGGCGTGGCAAAGGCCGAAATGCCCTTCGACGCCCGCGGCCTTTTTGGCGGCTATCTGGAGCAATCGGATTTTGTGATCCAGCCGCTCGTGAACCTGATATTCCAGCGCGACACCAGCGCGTGGATCTACGGCGGTGTGACCGTTCACCCCATGTATTGGCCGGCGCGCCGCAAGGAGGCATTGCTGGTCGCCGCCGTGTACCGCTTTCATCCGCGCTTCGCCGGCCGAGTGAATACATGGTGGGGTGACCCGGATCGCAACTTCGGCGTGGAAACCATGGAGGGCGGTGACGTCATGTCCATTGGCAACGGCGTGGTGCTGATCGGCATGGGCGAGCGCTCGAGTCCGCAAGCGGTGACGCAGGTCGCGCGGCATTTGTTTGCGGGCGGCGGCGCCAAGCGGGTGATTGCGTGTGAGTTCCCGAAGCGGCGCGCCTCGATGCACCTGGACACGGTGTTCTCATTTCTCGATATCGACTTCGTCAGCATCTATCCCGAGGTCGCCGACGAGATCCGCTGCACTAGCCTATATCCGGGTGATGCACCCGGCGAAATCCACTATGAACGCCATGACGCCAAATTCCTGACGGTCGTGAGCAATGCCCTCGGGGTGGGTTCGCTGCGCATCCTGACAACCGGCGGCGACGCATACGAAACCCAGCGTGAACAATGGGACGACGGCAACAACGTGCTGGCACTCGACCGGCGCGTGGTGGTTGCGTATGACCGCAACACTTACACCAATCGCAAGATGCGGCAGGCGGGCGTGGAGGTCATCGAGATCCCGGGCGGAGAACTTGGACGCGGACGTGGCGGCACGCACTGCCTCAGTTGCCCGGTCGAGCGAGACGCTATCGACGCCTGAAACACTCACCCGCCTTTCACCCATTCTCAACCGGATCTCATCGTGTTCAATGTACATAACCGCAGTTTCCTGACGCTGATCGAATACACGCCGCGTCAGATTCGCTACCTGCTGGATCTGTCGCGGGATCTTAAACGCGCCAAATATGCCGGCACGGAAATCGCGCGGCTAGTGGGCAAGAACATTGCGCTGATCTTCGAAAAGACCTCGACGCGTACGCGTTGCGCATTCGAAGTTGCGGCTCATGATCAGGGCGCCCATGTCACCTATATCGATCCAGGCGCATCCCAGATCGGTCATAAGGAGTCGATGAAAGATACCGCCCGCGTGCTTGGTCGCATGTACGACGCGATCGAATACCGGGGCTACGGCCAGGAGATTGTGGACGAACTCGCCAAGTACGCGGGGGTTCCCGTCTACAACGGGCTCACTGACGAGTTTCACCCGACCCAGATGCTCGCGGACGTGCTGACCATGCACGAATTCAGCGACAAGCCGATCCACGATATCAGCTACTGCTATATAGGCGATGCCCATAACAACACGGGCGACTCGTTGATGATCGTGGGCACGAAGCTCGGCATGGACGTACGCCTGTGTGCACCGCGCCGGTTGTGGCCGCACGACGACTTGATCGCGCAGTGCCGCACGTTCGCGGCGGCTAGCGGAGGTCGTTTGACGCTAACGGAAGCACCGGCGGAAGCGGTGAAGGGTGTCGATTTCATCTATACCGACGTCTGGGTATCGATGGGTGAGCCGTTCGAAAAATGGGGCGAACGGATCGAGGAGTTACTGCCCTTCCAGGTGAATGCGGCCTTGCTTGCGGCCAGCGGCAATCCGCGTGTGAGGTTCATGCATTGCCTGCCCGCGCTTCACGACACCAACACCGAGATCGGCAAGCAGATCGGCGATAAATACGGCTTGCTGAATGGCGTGGAAGTGACAGACGACGTATTCGAGTCGGACGCATCGATTGTCTTCGAGCAGGCAGAAAACCGCCTCCATACGATCAAGGCAATTCTTGTCGCCACGCTGGCCGAGTGAGGAGAACACAATGCTGATGGTAATCGCATTGGGCGGTAACGCATTGCTCAAGCGCGGTGAGGCGGTCAGCGCCGAAGCACAGCGCAACAATGTGCGGATCGCTGCCGCACAACTCGCGAAGGCAGCGGCCGGCAACGACCTCGTGATCGTGCATGGCAACGGACCACAGGTTGGCATGCTCGCGCTGCAGGCGGGTAGCTTCCCGCTTGATGTCCTCGATGCGGAAACTGAAGGCATGATCGGTTACATGATCGAGCAGGAAATGCGCAACCTGCTGCCTGCAGGACGGGCTTGCGTGACCTTGTTGACCATGGTTGAAGTGAGCGCGTCCGATCCGGCTTTCCAACACCCCGACAAACCGATCGGGTCCAGGTATACGGTCATCGAAGCGGCGGTGGCGTCGCAGGGGAAAGGCTGGACCCTGGCGGCACAGGGAGACAAGTTACAGCGTGTCGTACCGAGTCCAAAGCCGGTGCGTATGCTCGAGATAGAGCCTGTACGCTGGTTGCTTGAACACAGTTGTGTGGTCATCTGCGCCGGGGGTGGCGGGATTCCGGTAGTCGCTGACGCTGAAGGGCGGCATCGGGGTGTCGAGGCAGTGGTCGACAAGGACCGCAGCGCTGCGATGCTCGCGGCGGAGCTCAAGGCGGATCTGTTCGTCATCGCAACTGACGTGCAAGGGGTTTATCGCGACTGGGGCAAGCCGTCGTTGCGCTTGCTCGCGCGTGCGAATCCAGCAGCGCTTGGCGAGCTGGCTTTCTCGGCTGGATCAATGGCGCCAAAGGTCGAAGCGGCGTGCGACTTTGCAAGCCGCACGGGTCGACGCTCGGTCATCGGTGCGTTAAGCGACATCGAGGCAATGATCGCCGGCAATGCCGGGACATCTATCGATGCAACGGCAACCGGCATTGAAGAGGCGGTAGCTACGCAGCCGTCTTGATGAGCGGCTTGACCTCGGCACCGGGCAGATCATGTCCAGCGATCGCAAGCGCGAGCGGCGGATTCAGGCTGTCGACCATTGAGGTCGGCATGAGGATGGTCGCCCCGCGCTCCTTGGTCGTTTCGTAGATGATGTTCATCGCGCGCAACTGCAGCGCACCCGGTTGCGACTCATACACCTTTGCCGCCTCGACGAACTTGGCCGCAATTTCGGCTTCTGCCGAACCCAGGATCACGCGGGCTTGTTTTTCGCGTTCAGCCTGCGCCTGGCGCGACATCGCATCCTGCAATGCCACCGGGATTGCGACATCGCGAATCTCGACAGAGCCGACGGTCACGCCCCATTCAGCTGTCTTGGCGCCAATCTCGTCGCGCAATTGGGCATCCGCTGCTCGCCTGTCCGACAACAGTGCCGCAAGCATAGATGAACCAATCATCTCCCGCAGCGATGTTTGTGCTACCCGGTCGATCGCCTGCCGATAATCGGTGATAGCCAATGCCGCCTTTTGCGCATCGTGGATGTGCCAGAAGATGATCGCGTCGACATTCACGGGTACCGTGTCTTTCGTGAGCGCTTGTTCGGCATTGAACGAGGTGGTCTGGATCCGTTCATCGATGATAGCGACCACGTTATCGATGAACGGGATGATCATGAAGAACCCAGGTCCCCTGACACCCTGCAGCTTGCCAACACGCAACACCACGAATT
Above is a window of Caballeronia sp. SBC1 DNA encoding:
- a CDS encoding slipin family protein, giving the protein MNPITLFLAVVLLLAGLATGQFVSVWLAPLFFVAAVLVFLSVKVANVWEKFVVLRVGKLQGVRGPGFFMIIPFIDNVVAIIDERIQTTSFNAEQALTKDTVPVNVDAIIFWHIHDAQKAALAITDYRQAIDRVAQTSLREMIGSSMLAALLSDRRAADAQLRDEIGAKTAEWGVTVGSVEIRDVAIPVALQDAMSRQAQAEREKQARVILGSAEAEIAAKFVEAAKVYESQPGALQLRAMNIIYETTKERGATILMPTSMVDSLNPPLALAIAGHDLPGAEVKPLIKTAA
- a CDS encoding ornithine carbamoyltransferase, whose amino-acid sequence is MVFNVHNRSFLTLIEYTPRQIRYLLDLSRDLKRAKYAGTEIARLVGKNIALIFEKTSTRTRCAFEVAAHDQGAHVTYIDPGASQIGHKESMKDTARVLGRMYDAIEYRGYGQEIVDELAKYAGVPVYNGLTDEFHPTQMLADVLTMHEFSDKPIHDISYCYIGDAHNNTGDSLMIVGTKLGMDVRLCAPRRLWPHDDLIAQCRTFAAASGGRLTLTEAPAEAVKGVDFIYTDVWVSMGEPFEKWGERIEELLPFQVNAALLAASGNPRVRFMHCLPALHDTNTEIGKQIGDKYGLLNGVEVTDDVFESDASIVFEQAENRLHTIKAILVATLAE
- a CDS encoding carbamate kinase — its product is MLMVIALGGNALLKRGEAVSAEAQRNNVRIAAAQLAKAAAGNDLVIVHGNGPQVGMLALQAGSFPLDVLDAETEGMIGYMIEQEMRNLLPAGRACVTLLTMVEVSASDPAFQHPDKPIGSRYTVIEAAVASQGKGWTLAAQGDKLQRVVPSPKPVRMLEIEPVRWLLEHSCVVICAGGGGIPVVADAEGRHRGVEAVVDKDRSAAMLAAELKADLFVIATDVQGVYRDWGKPSLRLLARANPAALGELAFSAGSMAPKVEAACDFASRTGRRSVIGALSDIEAMIAGNAGTSIDATATGIEEAVATQPS
- a CDS encoding arginine deiminase; amino-acid sequence: MMALGVHSEAGKLRTVMVCRPGLAHRRLTPANAASLLFDDVIWVDKAIEDHDVFTGAMRERGIEVLEFHDLLAAICSDPVARGWILDRRIVEEEVGTGMLKELHAWLEQMPAAQLAEVLVGGVAKAEMPFDARGLFGGYLEQSDFVIQPLVNLIFQRDTSAWIYGGVTVHPMYWPARRKEALLVAAVYRFHPRFAGRVNTWWGDPDRNFGVETMEGGDVMSIGNGVVLIGMGERSSPQAVTQVARHLFAGGGAKRVIACEFPKRRASMHLDTVFSFLDIDFVSIYPEVADEIRCTSLYPGDAPGEIHYERHDAKFLTVVSNALGVGSLRILTTGGDAYETQREQWDDGNNVLALDRRVVVAYDRNTYTNRKMRQAGVEVIEIPGGELGRGRGGTHCLSCPVERDAIDA